The following are encoded together in the Ralstonia insidiosa genome:
- a CDS encoding GNAT family N-acetyltransferase → MAAVVFRQGGAADADAIASIHTQSWQSAYRGQGILSDAYLDGAAQADMQAKWHARMTAPVAGQHVWCADLDGLTVGFLCALLHDDTPWGALVDNLHLLPAARGHGVGKRLMGEAARWAAAQGVAQLHLLVYEANTAAIGFYEALGGVPVSRDWLETADGGHAWVHTYHWPETTGLMAL, encoded by the coding sequence ATGGCTGCAGTCGTTTTTCGCCAAGGCGGCGCGGCCGATGCGGACGCCATCGCCAGCATCCACACGCAGAGCTGGCAGAGCGCGTATCGCGGGCAGGGCATCCTCTCGGATGCCTACCTCGATGGCGCGGCGCAGGCCGACATGCAGGCGAAGTGGCATGCGCGTATGACGGCGCCTGTTGCCGGTCAGCACGTCTGGTGTGCCGATCTCGACGGCCTGACCGTCGGTTTCCTCTGTGCACTGCTGCATGACGACACGCCGTGGGGCGCGCTCGTCGACAACCTCCACCTACTGCCTGCCGCGCGCGGCCACGGTGTCGGCAAACGCCTGATGGGCGAGGCTGCCCGCTGGGCCGCAGCCCAAGGTGTCGCGCAACTGCATCTGCTGGTGTACGAGGCGAACACCGCCGCAATCGGCTTCTATGAAGCCCTGGGCGGTGTGCCAGTCAGCCGCGATTGGCTGGAGACGGCCGATGGCGGGCATGCCTGGGTGCACACCTACCACTGGCCGGAAACGACGGGCTTGATGGCCCTGTGA
- a CDS encoding N-acetylmuramoyl-L-alanine amidase yields the protein MLIKHLPTDQPDDPTLPSQARRQWLTRIAKAGAGTVILSLAGTQIARGANIVAVRVWPAEDYTRVTIESDVALKATHQLIKDPDRLMVDVEGLDLNPTLRELVAKITPNDPYIRQVRVGQNRPSVVRLVFDLKESVNPQVFTLLPIAGYRNRLVFDLYPTNPPDPLMQLVLATESKQERFAASGGTPMPPSSSSADDDDPIAALARRESSGSATPALPPANDSRPTIASRTPPVKTPPVKPATPPSTLANAPPPSSSLPPLEIVPEQPVPRGPAGGTRMRRLLTVAIDPGHGGEDPGATGAAGTHEKDVVLSIARMLKAKIDAQPNMRAMMTRDSDYFVPLGVRVQKARRVQADLFVSIHADAFVTPEARGASVFALSDRGASSAQAKWLANKENAADMIGGANLGSKDAQVTRVLLDLSTTAQISDSMKVGRAVLEQIGGINRLHKGAVEQAGFAVLKAPDIPSILVETAFISNPEEEAKLNDLGHQNQLADAILRGIRAYFAKNPPLSHNPGV from the coding sequence ATGCTGATTAAGCATCTGCCGACCGATCAACCGGACGATCCCACCCTGCCGAGCCAGGCCCGCAGGCAATGGCTCACACGCATCGCCAAGGCCGGTGCGGGGACCGTCATCCTCAGCCTGGCCGGCACGCAGATCGCACGTGGCGCCAATATCGTGGCGGTGCGCGTGTGGCCGGCGGAGGACTACACGCGCGTGACCATCGAATCCGACGTCGCGCTCAAGGCCACGCACCAGCTCATCAAGGATCCGGATCGCCTGATGGTCGACGTCGAGGGGCTGGACCTGAACCCGACCCTGCGCGAACTGGTCGCCAAGATCACGCCGAACGATCCGTACATCCGCCAGGTGCGCGTGGGCCAGAACCGGCCCAGCGTGGTGCGCCTGGTGTTTGACCTGAAGGAAAGCGTCAACCCGCAGGTCTTTACGCTGCTGCCGATTGCCGGTTATCGCAACCGGCTGGTGTTCGATCTGTACCCGACCAATCCGCCAGATCCGCTGATGCAGCTGGTGCTGGCCACCGAAAGCAAGCAGGAGCGCTTTGCCGCCTCGGGCGGCACGCCGATGCCGCCGTCGTCGTCTTCGGCGGACGACGATGACCCGATCGCTGCATTGGCTCGCCGCGAGAGCAGTGGCTCCGCCACGCCGGCATTGCCGCCGGCCAATGACTCGCGCCCGACGATTGCCAGCCGTACGCCGCCGGTCAAGACGCCGCCCGTGAAACCCGCGACGCCGCCATCGACGCTGGCCAATGCGCCGCCGCCGTCGTCATCCTTGCCGCCGCTGGAGATCGTGCCCGAGCAGCCCGTGCCGCGTGGGCCGGCAGGCGGCACGCGCATGCGCCGTCTGCTGACCGTTGCCATCGACCCCGGCCACGGCGGTGAAGACCCGGGCGCCACCGGCGCTGCCGGTACGCATGAGAAAGACGTGGTGCTGTCGATTGCCCGCATGCTCAAGGCCAAGATCGACGCCCAGCCCAACATGCGCGCCATGATGACGCGCGATTCCGACTACTTTGTCCCGTTGGGCGTGCGCGTGCAGAAGGCGCGACGCGTGCAGGCCGACCTGTTCGTCTCCATCCACGCCGATGCATTTGTCACGCCGGAAGCGCGTGGGGCGTCGGTGTTTGCGCTGTCCGACCGCGGTGCATCCAGCGCGCAGGCCAAGTGGCTCGCCAACAAGGAGAACGCCGCGGACATGATTGGCGGTGCCAACCTAGGCTCGAAGGATGCACAGGTCACGCGTGTGCTGCTGGATCTCTCGACCACCGCGCAGATCAGCGACAGCATGAAGGTTGGCCGTGCCGTGCTGGAGCAGATTGGCGGCATCAACCGCCTGCACAAGGGGGCTGTGGAGCAGGCTGGGTTTGCGGTGCTCAAGGCGCCGGATATTCCGTCGATCCTGGTTGAGACGGCCTTCATCTCCAATCCGGAAGAAGAGGCCAAGCTCAACGATCTGGGCCACCAGAATCAATTGGCTGACGCGATCCTGCGCGGCATCCGCGCGTACTTCGCCAAGAACCCGCCGCTGTCGCACAACCCGGGCGTCTGA
- the tsaE gene encoding tRNA (adenosine(37)-N6)-threonylcarbamoyltransferase complex ATPase subunit type 1 TsaE, with translation MPTVPPVDTPAGLNAPLAERTVPLVDEAATSAFGAALAQAVLALGPRPVQVQLSGDLGAGKTTLSRAILRGLGHTGRVRSPTYTLVEPYDVTGTTGIQKVYHFDLYRFADPEEWTDAGFRDCFAEPALCLVEWPEKAQALLGTPDLHIALAVDVVHETYDDGVEHAPRLAHLSARTQTGLQLLQSLQPLPPC, from the coding sequence ATGCCTACTGTGCCCCCTGTTGATACTCCCGCTGGTCTGAACGCACCGCTTGCCGAGCGCACCGTGCCGCTCGTCGACGAGGCGGCCACTTCGGCCTTCGGGGCGGCGCTCGCTCAGGCCGTGCTGGCGCTGGGTCCGCGGCCCGTGCAGGTGCAGCTCTCGGGGGATCTGGGCGCGGGCAAGACCACGCTTTCGCGTGCCATTTTGCGTGGCCTGGGACACACCGGGCGCGTGCGCAGCCCCACCTATACGCTGGTCGAGCCATACGACGTGACGGGAACCACCGGCATACAGAAGGTCTATCACTTCGACCTGTACCGCTTTGCCGACCCGGAAGAATGGACCGACGCCGGCTTTCGCGATTGCTTTGCCGAACCCGCGCTGTGCCTGGTCGAATGGCCCGAGAAGGCACAGGCACTGCTCGGTACGCCCGACCTGCATATCGCTTTGGCCGTCGACGTTGTGCACGAAACCTACGATGACGGCGTTGAACATGCACCGCGCCTGGCCCATCTGAGTGCTCGCACGCAGACCGGCCTTCAACTCCTACAGTCGTTGCAACCTCTGCCCCCATGCTGA